Proteins encoded within one genomic window of Flavobacterium oreochromis:
- a CDS encoding glycosyltransferase, whose protein sequence is MVYHNSINYSKNSKKIKIVLIIGDIARSGGTERSTINLANMLISKHEVVVVSLSENRPVFFELDQRVTLDFLSMKPMTIKLTSKIIWYIEFFSKMKKTIARHKPDVIIGEGHNISGVLPFVKGTEKIKKIACEHIDYDSIPLLSRVLMKIGYSKLTAVVTLSTIALNKIKHLNKNIKIIPNSLPFFTEAVSNVTENTIIMVGRLSQEKGYDRVVPIAKKLLNEFPHWRIKIFGNGDKEMELKKLFKNEGLDNVLFFSPVKNIVDQYMAASIFMITSYNEALPMVILEAQHCGLPVVGYFCEGTQALIKENITGYVLDNEDDFYEKLKKLISNQDLRLKIGGNCKMESLKYSPDMILKKWESLLS, encoded by the coding sequence ATGGTGTATCATAATTCTATCAATTACTCTAAAAATTCAAAAAAGATTAAAATAGTATTAATAATAGGAGATATAGCTAGATCAGGAGGGACAGAACGTTCTACAATTAATTTGGCTAATATGTTAATATCAAAACATGAGGTTGTAGTGGTTAGTTTGTCAGAAAATAGGCCTGTTTTTTTTGAATTAGATCAGCGAGTAACACTTGATTTTTTATCAATGAAGCCGATGACTATTAAACTGACTTCAAAAATAATCTGGTACATTGAATTTTTTTCAAAAATGAAAAAAACAATAGCAAGGCATAAGCCTGATGTAATTATAGGAGAAGGGCATAATATTAGTGGAGTACTTCCTTTTGTAAAAGGAACAGAAAAAATAAAAAAAATTGCTTGTGAACATATAGATTACGATTCTATCCCTCTCCTTTCAAGAGTATTAATGAAAATAGGATACTCTAAGTTGACGGCAGTTGTAACTTTGTCTACTATTGCATTGAATAAGATAAAACATTTAAATAAAAATATAAAAATCATTCCTAATTCCTTACCATTCTTTACTGAAGCGGTTTCTAATGTGACAGAAAATACAATCATTATGGTAGGTAGATTAAGTCAAGAAAAAGGATATGATCGGGTAGTACCCATAGCTAAAAAGTTGCTAAATGAATTTCCACATTGGAGAATCAAAATATTTGGTAATGGTGACAAAGAGATGGAATTAAAAAAGTTATTTAAAAATGAAGGTTTAGATAATGTATTGTTTTTTTCACCAGTAAAAAATATTGTTGATCAATATATGGCAGCATCCATTTTTATGATAACATCATATAATGAAGCACTCCCAATGGTTATACTAGAGGCACAACATTGCGGTCTACCAGTAGTTGGTTATTTTTGTGAAGGAACTCAGGCTTTAATCAAAGAAAATATTACAGGATATGTTTTGGATAATGAGGACGATTTTTACGAAAAACTGAAAAAATTAATTTCTAATCAAGATTTAAGGTTAAAAATAGGAGGGAATTGTAAAATGGAATCTTTGAAATATTCTCCTGATATGATTTTAAAAAAATGGGAAAGCTTGCTTTCTTAA
- the wzy gene encoding O-antigen polysaccharide polymerase Wzy: MVVAIFGFDQDNMRSALITTKATFGEVGTWGLGTNIVADVYLAFGIVGVFFLFPILGYSVNYARMNALSSIRSFISYAVIVGFSVYLARAEYFYFLRFLLWCIIILSITLKIQKRLK; encoded by the coding sequence ATGGTAGTTGCAATCTTTGGTTTCGATCAAGATAATATGCGCTCTGCACTTATTACTACAAAGGCAACTTTTGGAGAGGTTGGTACGTGGGGGCTAGGAACAAATATAGTCGCCGATGTTTATCTTGCTTTTGGAATAGTAGGTGTCTTTTTTCTTTTTCCTATATTAGGGTACAGTGTTAATTATGCTAGAATGAATGCCTTATCTTCTATTAGAAGTTTTATTAGTTATGCTGTAATAGTTGGGTTTTCTGTTTATTTAGCAAGAGCAGAATATTTTTATTTTCTTAGATTTTTATTATGGTGTATCATAATTCTATCAATTACTCTAAAAATTCAAAAAAGATTAAAATAG